Below is a genomic region from Palaemon carinicauda isolate YSFRI2023 chromosome 31, ASM3689809v2, whole genome shotgun sequence.
GTGTCGGGTGAAGGAGAAGTAAACACTTTCCAGAATAAGTAAAGGAAGCAAAGAAATCCTATTCGTCATGAAAACGGTAAGATtataataaaacatatttattatCCAGTATTAAAACttcgaaagatttatatatatatatatatatatatatatatatatatatatatatatatatatatatatatatatatatatatatatatatgtgtgtgtgtgtgtgtgtgtgtgtgtgtgtgtgtgtgagtgtgtgtgtgtttttgtgtgtgtgtgtgcgtgtgtgtaatacactgtttatatataacgTATAAACACACATCTCATGATTACTTTTTCCATAGCTGAATCTTGGAATACAATAAGTTTCTGCAAAACGATAATGAAATTGATTTCTCTTTTAACTTTCCTTTACAGATCAGTGTTGCCCTCTTGGTGTTGGTGGCATTCTTTGCCCTCATGGAACTGACTGGAGCCCTTCCAGCACCTGAACCCAGCCGACGGTTCTTCTTTGGAGGTAGTCCCTATGGATTCGGCGGCTATGGCTACAGACCACATGGCTTTGGCTTTGGCTACGGTGGATACGGAGGCGGATTCGGAGGCTTTGGTGGCGGATATGgtggatttggaggattttatgggtGATTTTTCCCTGAAgatattaaaaattaaatcaactATGGTTTTCAAGATATCATTCTGACAAATCTTTTGCAGAAACAGTCAAGGAATCATTTTGTTTTAGTAAATAGAAagtctattatttttttatcataataaaactttaaatttttttaaatgattttaatgtGCCCTTCTTTCCTTCCAATATCATTTGAAATGGTGATGAATTTAAAATGTCTGAGGAAATTTAGTTCAAGAAGTGAATATCTACCAATGAGTTATTCATTGACAATGTAATATTAGAGATTTTATTAGAGTTTCCACTCTTTGTATTCAAAGGctcaaagaccactcatgaatggcacaggtaactgacagtgacaataccctatcatgcaggacaatcccctagatactgaccatatatacatatgatcagcgtctaagccctcTCTCCTCCCAACCTATGACCATGGAGGGCCAGCCAATGTCTAGATATATCTGTAGGAtctcccaaaccccgcatccttagctcacaaagaaagTGAGGGTGCAGtgtccaaagaaactaacaagcttgaagaagactcgaaccccagtctggagttcatcagtcagggactttaccacattaGCCACCATAACCCTAATTAGATAAATTGTTGATAAGGGAACCACCCCTTTTATAGTGTCCCCTTGTGATGACTATAAATGTGTAGACAATTGCTTGAGATTTCGTTCTTTTCAACTCCAACATTAAAATAGCAATTGCTATTTCAAACAGTTATGCCCTTTGCTTGGATAATAAGTATTTTTGTGCGTGTACTTCTATTGCAGTTGTTTGACATAAGAAGGTACCATTTGTACCAAAAGTGtctgaataaaattaaatatatttaagaataattGTGGAATACTCTAGTCTAGAAGATAGGTTGGTGCAATTGTTTACCTCCAagataattagaaattcaccttttAGGCGCATGCTTCTTCCCACAGTCCTACTTAAATAGTTTTACTCTCAATGATGTTTAAAAGATGTGCAACAATCATACTAAGCCAAATAGAaggacagctagattttaatcaacctagAGAGCAGGGAGGCTTTAGAAATGAGTATCTAACAACTGTCCATATCTATGGAATTTAtcagctaatgaaaaaaataacagaatatgaATATCAACTATGTATGGCTCTTGTAGACTATGAGAAACGTtttaattctgttaaaacttcaacaTATACAAAAGCCTCTCAAAATAAAGGGggggatgaatcttatgttagaacacattggaaaaatctttcatatagtacag
It encodes:
- the LOC137624948 gene encoding keratin-associated protein 19-8-like, translated to MKTISVALLVLVAFFALMELTGALPAPEPSRRFFFGGSPYGFGGYGYRPHGFGFGYGGYGGGFGGFGGGYGGFGGFYG